Within the Flavobacterium sp. N502536 genome, the region ATCCTGTTGGCTACGCAAAACACAGCGTCATTTAATACTGCATTTGCAATTCAAATTGCATTACTACACGATATACTTGAAGATACCCAAACTATATTTGAAGAGCTTGTAACCGAATTTGATGAAGAAATTGCTCAGGCTGTTCTGGCCTTAACAAAGGATTCTAAAATTCCTAAAGAAGAAAGAATGGCTGATAGTCTGGCCCGAATTAAAGAATTATCAAAAGAGGTATGGGCTGTGAAATTAGCTGACCGAATAACTAATTTACAGGTTCCGCCAGAAAACTGGAGTGTGGAAAAGATAAAAGAATATCAGCAACAAGCTGTACAAATTCTAAACACGCTAAAAGGCGGCAACGCTTATTTAGAGAAAAGACTCTCCGAACGAATTGAAAATTATTTAACGTATTGTACCGTTGAAGAATTATAGGCAACAACTCATCAAAACATAATCTCAAAATGAATCTATATTCAGAACATTATGTAAGCGAAAAAAGCGAGCGGTTTGTTAATAAAATTTGGTGTCTGGACAATGGCAATGGCGAAACGACAATTGAAAACAAACTCGTTTTACCCAACGGCTGTTTTAATCTTGCTATTGTGAGTGGAACCTCGATAGAAGTTCACACGAGTAAGCAAAAATACGAGATGAACGAAGGATTCTACTTTTGTTCGCAAATGACAAATAAGGTTTTGGTTAATATCAGGCCTAAAACCAAAGTTACCATCATTCAGTTACAACCCTGGACGCTTTCGATGTTTCCTCAATATGATTTGAGCAATTTTAGCGATTCTATTCTCAAAATCAATCCGAACGAACTGCCTTTTGCTGCTAAAACAGCTTATAATTTAAGCAATGACATTTCGGTATTGCTGACGATACTAAATGCTTATTTCGAGGAATTAAGTTTTACAAACCCTGACAAGAATACCATCGAAAGAATCTGTGAGATCATTAAACTTCGCAATGAGGAAATTTCGGTTTCGGAAATTGGGGAAGATTTAAAAGTCTCTCAGCGTTTATTACAGATTAAGTTTAAAGCAGCAACCGGACTTACCATTAAAAAATACATCCAGATTCTGAAATTCAGAAAATCGGTGGATCAAATGGTGCATTCCAATTTAGAGAAACTCAGTCTGACTGAAGTTGCGCTTTATAACAAGTATTTTGATCAGTCGCATTTTATAAAACAATTTAAAGGGGTTATGAAAACGACTCCCAAAACGTTCAACTCTAGTTTATATTTTCTTTCTCAAAAAAGATAGGATTTCGCATTTGTACAATTTTTAGATTTTAGATTGCAGTACTATTGCACCATCATCAATCAACCAAACCAATATAAAATGAAAACCAATCCCTCTATTTTTCAATTAAAAGTTTTTTTAATTGCAATGTTCCTTTTCCAGTTCCAAACCGGATTCTCTCAGGAAAAAAAAGGCTCCGAATTGTACCAAACGATTATGTCAAGAGACAGTCTTCTTTTTAATGTCGGTTTTAATACCTGCGACATCAGTCAGTTTGAAAATCTTTATACTGACGACTTTGAATTTTATCATGATAGAGATGGTCCTTCTGACAAGGCCACTTTTTTAGTCAACCTTAAAAAGGTTTGTGCCGTTCTGTTGAAACGTACAAAGCAAGAAGGTATCTTGTTCCGGGCAGCACCGAAGTTTATCCGCTTTATAATAAAGGCGTATTGTATGGTGCGGTCCAAATGGGAATTCACCAATTTTATGAAAAATCAATAGGGAAAAACGAATCTTTTGCAGATGCCAAAGAAAAATTTGGCAGCACGGCGCGATTTACACACGTCTGGCTTTTAGCAAATGGCGTTTGGAAACTCAAAAGATCATTTAGTTACGATCACCAATATGTCAGTACTGCGGGTACCAAATCGGATATTTTTGACAACGATGCCGAAATTAAAAAATGGCTGGTACAAAACAATATTCCTGCACTGGGAATTGGTCTGATCAACGATGGAAAATTACAGGAAGTAAAAGTGTTTGGCGAACTCAAAAAAGGAGTTGCAGCACCTTATAATTCGATTTGGAATGTGGCTTCTTTAACCAAGCCTGTTACTGCAATGGTTACTTTAAAATTAGTGAGTGCCGGAAAATGGGATCTCGACGAGCCCCTTTACAAATACTGGACAGATCCGGATATTGCAAATGATCCTAATACTAAATTGCTAACGACCCGAATTGTCTTAAGTCATCAAACCGGTTTTCCAAACTGGAGATTTATGAACAAATCAGGCAAACTGGATTTTAAGTTTAAACCCGGAACAAAATACCAATATTCGGGAGAAGGTTTAGAGTATTTGAGAAGGGCCTTAGAGAAGAAATTTCATAAAACGCTGGATCAGTTAGCCAGTGAATTGGTTTTTAAACCTTTAAAAATGAACGACACTCAGTTGGTCTGGAACGATAAAATTGATTTGTCAAGATATGCCATTGGTTACGACAATAAAGGGAATGCTTATGAACCTACTAAAAACAAAACCGCAAATGCTGCCGATGATTTACTAACGACTATTGAAGATTATGGAACATTTTTATGCAGCGTTATGAACAGCGACGGACTAAGCAAAAAAGTTTTTGAAGACATGACTTCTCATCAGGTTCAAACCAAAAAAAATAAATATTTCGGACTGGGTTTTGAAATTTATGATTTAGGAGATAACGATTATGCCTTATCGCATGGCGGAGCGGATCAGGGCGTTCAAACCATTTTCTTATTGCTTCCAAAAACCAAACAGGGTCTGCTTATTTTCACCAATGTTGATGATGGTTATAAGGTTTATGAAAAGATTGTAACACATTATTTTGGTGAAAAGGGTCAAAAAATAATTGATATAGAAACGAAATAAATCCTTATTCGGAAATCCATGCTAAAGTTATTTATCCTTATTGTGCAATTTTTAGGTGAAGTGCTTTTCGCCTAAACCAACTCAGCCATTTTAGAGATACATTTTGAAGAGGTGGAATTTATCCTCATGCCCGAACAAGAAATAAAGATTGAAAGGTAAAGAAAATTGTTAGTTATGAGCATAGACCTTTAAAATAGTAGCATTGCGTCTATGCTCTCCCGCTAGTGTGTTAAAAAAAGATAAAAAAAGGATTGATTCTGAAACTTAATTAAAAATGAGTCGTCTAACAAAAGACGACAACATAATCCTGCACAGATTACGGAGTTTCAATCATCAAATCAAAAATCAATCACTGGTTTACTAACCTTAATCATCAATCAATATGAAGCAACCAATCAAACTAGTTGTTCTTAGCGTTCTTTTCCTTTTTTTCGCTATAAACATCTCTTCCGCACAGGACAAAGCAAAACAAATTGACCAACTTTTAAGTACGTACAATCAATACGGACAATTTAATGGTTCGGCACTGGTTACCGAAAATGGAAAAGTCATTTTTAAGAAAGGATACGGTTCTGCCAATATGGAATGGAATATTCCGAATCAGCCCAATACCAAATTCAGATTGGGCTCGATCACCAAACAATTTACAGCCTTTTTAATAGTCAAATTAGTTGAAGATGGAAAACTAAAACTAGATGTTCCTATCACTACGTACTTACCAGATTACCCTAAAGAAACCGGCGATAAAATAACGCTTCATCACTTACTTACACATACTTCGGGAATTCCAAATTACACTTCTTTACCTGATTTTTTCAAAGATAAAAGCCGAAATCCTTATACCCCTGAAGAGTTTGTTAAAACATTCTCTAATTTACCGCTTGATTTTACTCCGGGTGAAAGATTCAGCTATAGTAATTCCGGATATTTCCTTTTGGGATATATTATCGAAAAAGTTACCGGAAAAACATACGAGCACTATTTGCAAGAGACCATCTTTACGCCATTGAAGATGGTGAATTCCGGCTATGATCACCCCGAAGTCCTCTTGGAAAACAGAGCTGCCGGTTATGAGAAAAACGCCAAAAAAATTAGTAATGCTTCCTATATCGATATGAGTATACCTTACGCAGCAGGTTCTTTATATTCTACGGTGGAGGATTTGTACCTATGGGATCAGGCGCTTTATGCCAATAAAATACTTTCTGCGGCATCAACAGAATTATTGTTCAAACCTTACATCAGCACAAGAAAAAATGAGTCTTACGGCTACGGATGGGTTGTCAGCGACAACAATAAAGGAAAAGATGCCGCCCAATTAAAAATTGTTGAACATGGTGGTGGAATCAATGGTTTTAACACCAATATCGTTCGTATTGTGACGGATAAAAATCTAATTGTTTTACTCAACAACACCGGCGGAACTGTTTTGGATGAAATGAGCAATGCGATCAGAGCCATTTTGTACAAACAATCCTTCAACCAGCCGAAAAAATCTTTGGCGTTTGAGCTTTTGGATGTTTTTACAGAACAAGGAGTTACAAGCGGAACGGCTGCCTATGCCAAATTAAAAAACGATCCTACTTACGCTATCAAGGAAAACGACATGAATGACGTGGGCTATCAACTTTTACAAAAAAGAAAAATTAAAGAGGCGATCGAGATTTTTAAAATAAATGTCGAGACTTTTCCAAAATCCGGAAACGCGTATGATAGTTTAGGAGAAGCCTATTTGGCTGATGGGGATAAAAAACTTGCGTTTGTAAATTATTCCAAATCAGTTGAACTGGATCCCAAAAATGAAAACGGCAAAAAAGTATTAGAAGAAATTTCGAAAAACAATACAAAATAACACTCACTAAACTTCTTTAAAAACTCCGATAAAACTGATTCTGAATCTGTTTTATCGGAGTTATTTTTTGTTACAATTTCTAACAATCAGATTCGATAATTAAATATTTAAAATAGTATTTTAGCACCGCCCAAAAAAACGATAATAAATCCCAAATCAACCTGATTTACAACAAGAACTGTTGTAAACTGTTTTACTTAACCTATGAAAAAATTAAAGAAACAGACTCTTTTAGTGTTCGTACTATGCATGTTTATTCCGCTCATCGGTAATTCTCAAACCTCTGGAAAAACAGTCCCAATGCCTTCTCAGCAAAACAAGATTATAATTGATAAAATTGTGGAAGCTGCAAATTACAAAACCTATGTGACCGATTTTTGCCTGGCAACCATCAACGAGGCTGCGCTTAAAGAAAAATGGAACGATCAAAAAACAGTCGAAATAACCGGAAGTATCAACTATAAAAACTTCCGTGACGCTGTTTACAATATGTTTGCTTTTTATAACGAAATAGAATTAGAAGCATTACTAAAAACGTACCAAAAAGATACTGTATACCAAACTACAAATGTCATGGTTACCAACGATGCACTAGGCTATAACCTTGAAATATTTGCGAATGATATTGTTCGTGGCAGGTATAAGTAAATTGTTAATGGTTAATTATTAATGGTTAATTGTGGAACGTGAAACTTGAAACCTGAAACTTGAAACCTGAAACTTGGAACCTGAAACTTGAAACTTGAAACCAAAAACACTATTTCGCTTTTGGTTTTAAAACTAATTTGGTTGATGTTTTAACAATCTCCTCTTTATTCAATTTCATTTTTCTGAATTTTCCGGCGTTGTACATTTCGGCCTGGTCGTCATAGTGTTTGCTAAACGGGTTACCGGACTGTCCTGTTGGCAAAATACTCCAGCTGTTTTCGATATCTGAAAAATCAATAACCCTTCTGGTTGAAGGTCCGCCTTTTACATGATACTCTCCTTCTTTATTGAATCCAAAAAACTGGTTGTTTATCACCTCATTTGATCCGGGAGCAGCAAAAGGTCCTACGTTAAAAAGTCGGCGTAAAGCAGCAATTTTCCCCAGAGGATGTTGGTGTTCTACGGTATGTGCTTTCCCCCAGTGCCAATCTGCTACGGTATTACCCAATTGCTCCTGAAGTCCTGCTACCGCTTCATGAAATGATTTTGAAACAATATCACTTCTGGTTTCTTTTTTATTTTTGGTTTTGATATCGTCCCACCAAACGGAGTTTTCCTTTTCAATTTGTCTCGCTATAATTTGTTTCCCCAGAGAAGTATCCAGGTATAAACTAAAATTATCAGCCCCATCTCGTCTTCAAAAGTATTTTTTAAATACAGATAAACCCATTTATTATAAATCGTTGGTCCAACATCCTCCAGATTATTGGTTCCTTTCCATGCCTGTAAAACGCTTATCACTTCTTTTTCTTCTGCTGAAAGCGAACTGCCGGCTACAGCTGCAATCAGTTGCTGCACTACTCCCGGTGAAACGGGTGAAGTGTTGTCAAAAATCATCTTGCTGATCGCTTCTTTATCCCAATCTGATTTTGCATCCATTATAGCTGAAATTCTTTTTGCACGATCTTCCGGTAAATAATAACCCGGATATAGAAAACCATCAATAGCTTCAGGCTGATTATTTGCGGAATACACATACCCCCATTTTGGATTCTCAGCAGAAGGATTTTTCGAAAAATCTAAATACTCTTTAATATCATCTTTGCCACTTGCACCATCCAAAATAAGAAAAGTGTTTACGCCTTTATCGTGCTTATAAAGTTTTCCGGTTGCCCACCATGCGACATTTCCTTTGGCATCACCATACATTACATTCAAGCCCGGTGCCGCAACCAGCGAAACTGCTTTTCTAAAATCGTCTTTGTTTTTAGCATGTGAAAGTCCGTAAACCGCATCTAAAATCTGAATGGGCTGTTGTGTATACACCCACGACATGGCAATAGGATTCTTTTTATCTAAATGATCCAATACATCATTCATAATTGGCCCGTGACGACTTGATTTAACCGTCAAAACCACATCTGAGGTATCTTTTACTTTTATCGTTTTTTTCAGGGTCGTATAGGCCGCAAAACCTGTTGGGGTCTGATACTGGTTTGAATCACCACTTTTGTTTTTTTCCTGATAAAAATCGATATCATCATTCTCAAACATCGTCAGTCCGTAAGCATAATTGCGGTTGTGCGCCAATAGCGGATAAGGTGTTCCGGCCAGATAACAGCCGTACAATTCAAAATCAGGTGTTATCAAATGGGCTTCGTACCAGGTCGCAGGCTGCGAAAAACTGATATGCGGATCGTTTGCAAAAATCACTTTTCCGCTTTTCGTTTTAGTTGGTCCCGCCACCCAGCTGTTACTTCCCACAAAAGGAGGTATCAGTGAGTTGTCCAGCAATGCCGCCACCGACTTTGAAATGGCAGTATATTCCTCGATGTTTTCTTTTGAATTTTTGATTCTTGTGGTGTTGAACTCCCCTTCAATTCCTAAGTCTTTCAAATATTCGACACCATATTTATCGCGGACGAAGGTTAATAATGGATCAGTTTTTTGAGCCATGGCAAAACTAAAAGACATGTATCCAAAAATATTGTACACGTCTTTGATCGTGAATTTTTCTTTTTTCACCCCTACCAGCGTAAACTCAACCGGAGTTGGTCCTTCTTCCAAATATTGATTTATTCCGTCCAGATAAGCCATTGTCATTTTATAACTCTGACTGTTCGGATCTAATTTCGCAATGGCTTTTGCCGAAGCTTCTTCGATACCGATTCCGGAGAAAAATTTATCATTTTTTAGTGCAACCGATCCAAAGATTTCCGACAATTTTCCGGGTGCGATTCTTCGAAGTAATTCCATTTGCCATAATCGTTCCTGTGCATGAACGTAACCCAGGGCGGTCATGGCATCTTTTTCAGAATCAGCATAAATATGGGGTACTCCAAAATCATCAAAATATACCGTCGTTTCTTTCTGGAGATTTTTCAATTCTACTTCGCCTTCGTATTTAGGCTTCAGATGAAAAATGTAAGCGCATAAACCGATTCCAAGAATAACGATCAATACCAATAGTACCAGCAGAATTTTTTTAATTTTTCTCATATTTATGAAACGTATAAGGATAAATGATTTTGAAATGATATAACTTAAATTTAAAATCGTGTAAGAAACATCGCTTTTAAAAGTCTAAATTTATGTATTTAAAATCAATCCTATAAATGTCAATCTATAAAAAAATAGCGATCGGTCTCATTTCAGTCTTCTTTTTTGTGATTTTACTCCATATTGGTCTTAATTATTGGATAAAAAAACAATTACCTATAATCGTACACGAGAAAAACACCACGGCTTATGCCATTCACTATGAAAAAATAGAGGTGTCACTCTGGTCCCGAAGCATTCATGCACAAACCTTATTGATTCATCCCAAAAACCAACTTCAAAACAGCAAGGCTAAAAACGGAATCTTTGCTAAAATTGAATCAATTTCGATTCAGCATTTTAACATTTGGGATCTGACATTCCGGGATGTTATTCGGGCCGAAAGTATCATCATCAACAAACCCCGGGTTATTTTGTACAAAAAAGGGGAAAAGCTTTTAAACAACAGTAAAAATATTAAGACGGCGATCATAGAACCCTTTCAAAAAATAGTTGCGGTTTCGAATATCTATCTGAATGAAGGAAGTGTTGACGTCGTTTCGCTCACCACTGACAAACCTATTTTCCGCATCAAAAAAATTGTTCTGAAACTGGAAGGGATTTTGGTCACCGCCGCTACTTTGAAAGAAAAAATCCCCATGCATTTTAAAAAATACGTTCTGGTATGTGATAGTTTATACTACAAACCCAATGCCTTTTACCGCCTAAATATTGGTCAGATTACCACCGAAAATCAATTTTTAAGAATGAAAAACTTTTCGTTTTTACCTGAATATGGCCGAAAAGAGTTTGTTCAGAAACTAGAAAAGGAAAAGGACATTTATACGATAAAACTGGATTCGGCCGACATTGAAAAAATGGACTGGGGTTTTAAAAAAGAGCTGTTTTTCTTTAAAGCCAATTCGCTGGTTGCTCATCATGTGCAGGCCAATATATACCGCAGCAAAATTCCAAAAGATGATCTCAGTAAAAAATACCTGTACAATGCTTTGCTGCGAAAAATTAAGTTTCCGTTACAGATTGACACGGTCCAGGTTTTACAGTCAAAACTGGTTTACGAGGAAGAAATTGATTTTTCAAAAGGTCCCGGAATCTTAAATTTTGATCGTTTCAATTTGCAGGCTACAAACATCGGAAGTGGATTTGCTTTACAGAAAACGGCTGATGTAAAAATCAAAATCAATTGTTTGTTTATGAAAACATCCCCCTTGAATGTCGACTGGAGTTTCAATGTTCTCGATCGAAAAGACAGTTTTCATATTCAGGGAACCATTTCTCATTTTGATGTTGCTGCGATGGAGGCGTTTACCAAACCTTACATCAACACTGCTTTTACGGGTAAATTCAACAAATACCAATTTA harbors:
- a CDS encoding HD domain-containing protein; the protein is MTELQTIYQRTIKFAAKKHADQNQVIPGTNLPYVVHLSNVTMEILLATQNTASFNTAFAIQIALLHDILEDTQTIFEELVTEFDEEIAQAVLALTKDSKIPKEERMADSLARIKELSKEVWAVKLADRITNLQVPPENWSVEKIKEYQQQAVQILNTLKGGNAYLEKRLSERIENYLTYCTVEEL
- a CDS encoding serine hydrolase is translated as MKQPIKLVVLSVLFLFFAINISSAQDKAKQIDQLLSTYNQYGQFNGSALVTENGKVIFKKGYGSANMEWNIPNQPNTKFRLGSITKQFTAFLIVKLVEDGKLKLDVPITTYLPDYPKETGDKITLHHLLTHTSGIPNYTSLPDFFKDKSRNPYTPEEFVKTFSNLPLDFTPGERFSYSNSGYFLLGYIIEKVTGKTYEHYLQETIFTPLKMVNSGYDHPEVLLENRAAGYEKNAKKISNASYIDMSIPYAAGSLYSTVEDLYLWDQALYANKILSAASTELLFKPYISTRKNESYGYGWVVSDNNKGKDAAQLKIVEHGGGINGFNTNIVRIVTDKNLIVLLNNTGGTVLDEMSNAIRAILYKQSFNQPKKSLAFELLDVFTEQGVTSGTAAYAKLKNDPTYAIKENDMNDVGYQLLQKRKIKEAIEIFKINVETFPKSGNAYDSLGEAYLADGDKKLAFVNYSKSVELDPKNENGKKVLEEISKNNTK
- a CDS encoding helix-turn-helix domain-containing protein, producing the protein MNLYSEHYVSEKSERFVNKIWCLDNGNGETTIENKLVLPNGCFNLAIVSGTSIEVHTSKQKYEMNEGFYFCSQMTNKVLVNIRPKTKVTIIQLQPWTLSMFPQYDLSNFSDSILKINPNELPFAAKTAYNLSNDISVLLTILNAYFEELSFTNPDKNTIERICEIIKLRNEEISVSEIGEDLKVSQRLLQIKFKAATGLTIKKYIQILKFRKSVDQMVHSNLEKLSLTEVALYNKYFDQSHFIKQFKGVMKTTPKTFNSSLYFLSQKR
- a CDS encoding serine hydrolase domain-containing protein encodes the protein MGIHQFYEKSIGKNESFADAKEKFGSTARFTHVWLLANGVWKLKRSFSYDHQYVSTAGTKSDIFDNDAEIKKWLVQNNIPALGIGLINDGKLQEVKVFGELKKGVAAPYNSIWNVASLTKPVTAMVTLKLVSAGKWDLDEPLYKYWTDPDIANDPNTKLLTTRIVLSHQTGFPNWRFMNKSGKLDFKFKPGTKYQYSGEGLEYLRRALEKKFHKTLDQLASELVFKPLKMNDTQLVWNDKIDLSRYAIGYDNKGNAYEPTKNKTANAADDLLTTIEDYGTFLCSVMNSDGLSKKVFEDMTSHQVQTKKNKYFGLGFEIYDLGDNDYALSHGGADQGVQTIFLLLPKTKQGLLIFTNVDDGYKVYEKIVTHYFGEKGQKIIDIETK